From Bacteroidia bacterium, the proteins below share one genomic window:
- the rsfS gene encoding ribosome silencing factor: MNKKKSDETDLLVMGIVAEMQEKKAKSIKILDLRKLKSGFTDCFVICHGTSDRHVESIADSVEETVRKKLKEKPWHIEGTERNEWVLIDYINVVAHIFVEPKRNFYAIEELWGDAEITEFDDVL; the protein is encoded by the coding sequence ATGAATAAAAAGAAATCTGATGAAACCGACCTTTTGGTCATGGGGATAGTTGCAGAAATGCAAGAAAAGAAAGCAAAGAGTATTAAAATTCTTGACCTTAGAAAACTCAAATCAGGCTTCACGGATTGCTTTGTTATTTGCCATGGCACTTCTGACAGACATGTAGAGTCTATTGCAGACAGTGTTGAAGAAACAGTTAGAAAGAAACTCAAAGAAAAACCTTGGCATATTGAGGGAACTGAACGAAATGAGTGGGTATTGATAGATTACATAAATGTAGTTGCACATATTTTTGTTGAGCCCAAAAGAAATTTTTATGCAATAGAAGAATTATGGGGGGATGCTGAAATTACAGAATTTGACGATGTCCTTTAG
- a CDS encoding biotin--[acetyl-CoA-carboxylase] ligase — MKGTNLYKEEIIAGYRCKFFDSVGSTNDFAKEILEEITAYLPATIIADHQTDGKGQMGNHWESEEGKNLLLTVVMKPNFSLSEALFRINYILTYSMICTLRSAFNMPAQLKWPNDIFLEDKKIAGILAETTIAGEKINTIIGGIGLNVNQTFKDTQSKFPAISMKDYAGKEFDISLVIEEFLKNLREVTDKTSFSSLNFLEEKISQLLWNRNLQQEFVERDTNKKIYAFPDKFCSDHRLLVKHNGIFKKLTRENYQWLP, encoded by the coding sequence TTGAAAGGGACAAATTTATACAAGGAAGAGATAATTGCAGGTTATCGTTGCAAGTTTTTTGATTCAGTAGGTTCTACCAATGATTTCGCAAAAGAAATTTTAGAGGAAATAACAGCCTACCTACCTGCTACCATTATTGCCGATCATCAAACTGACGGCAAGGGACAAATGGGCAATCACTGGGAATCTGAAGAAGGCAAAAATTTATTGCTAACCGTAGTTATGAAGCCAAACTTCAGCCTGTCGGAAGCTCTTTTTAGAATCAATTATATATTGACCTATAGCATGATTTGCACACTACGTAGTGCATTTAACATGCCTGCACAGCTAAAATGGCCTAATGATATTTTTCTTGAAGATAAAAAGATTGCAGGGATTTTGGCTGAGACCACCATTGCCGGAGAGAAAATTAACACCATAATTGGTGGTATTGGTTTGAATGTAAATCAGACTTTCAAAGACACACAATCCAAATTCCCTGCAATTAGTATGAAAGACTATGCAGGCAAAGAGTTTGATATATCGCTTGTTATTGAAGAATTTCTAAAAAATTTGCGTGAAGTTACTGACAAGACCTCTTTTTCTTCTTTAAATTTTTTAGAAGAAAAAATAAGTCAACTGCTTTGGAATAGAAACTTGCAACAGGAGTTTGTTGAACGAGACACAAATAAAAAGATTTATGCATTTCCTGACAAGTTTTGTTCTGACCACCGTTTGCTTGTAAAACATAACGGAATTTTCAAAAAACTTACTCGTGAAAACTATCAATGGTTGCCTTGA
- a CDS encoding type III pantothenate kinase produces MVALICVDIGNQNLKFAKFSANGDMIEVQSTPKTNSLSILDTLSNQVPIILSDVSGITDSMELKNTITRVHAELKLPFSIGYNSTTTLGTDRLCSIAGASYLKPQSNCLVFNLGTCLTIDFIDDAGNYKGGNISPGLTLRYKSLHEFTAKLPMIAPTDSTELIGKNTSSAISNGVQNGLLAELEFYINRFASTAPQLNIFLTGGDAVYFEKQLKTKIFAAPYLTLYGLFNIAKFNGII; encoded by the coding sequence ATGGTTGCCTTGATTTGTGTTGACATTGGCAACCAGAACTTAAAATTTGCCAAGTTCAGCGCAAATGGAGATATGATTGAAGTGCAATCAACTCCAAAAACAAATTCACTTTCAATACTGGACACACTGTCAAACCAAGTTCCAATCATCCTCTCTGATGTGAGTGGAATTACAGACTCAATGGAGTTAAAAAATACAATCACACGTGTGCATGCGGAGTTAAAATTGCCTTTCAGCATAGGATATAATTCAACAACAACATTGGGCACAGACCGATTGTGCAGTATTGCCGGTGCGTCATATTTAAAACCCCAAAGTAATTGTTTGGTATTTAATTTAGGTACATGTCTTACCATTGATTTTATTGATGATGCAGGTAATTATAAAGGTGGAAATATTTCACCGGGTTTGACGTTACGATATAAATCTTTGCATGAATTTACTGCAAAATTACCCATGATTGCCCCCACCGATTCAACAGAGTTAATTGGTAAAAATACCTCTAGCGCCATTTCAAATGGGGTTCAAAACGGATTATTGGCTGAATTAGAATTCTATATTAATAGGTTTGCAAGTACCGCTCCTCAGCTTAATATATTTTTGACCGGAGGGGATGCAGTTTATTTTGAGAAGCAACTAAAAACAAAGATATTCGCAGCGCCCTATTTAACCCTGTACGGACTATTCAATATTGCAAAATTTAATGGCATCATATAA
- a CDS encoding outer membrane protein transport protein: MASYKQTLLAVFSTLTIGLLHAQNNTNSPYAYSGIGETEYGYMIHNKALGGVASSVFSNNRYNLVNPATLGFIDKTIIDFGFKIEKGTLSTGSAHRDFNNGNFNYFSLAFRTLNFKTRHKTDTLFNADQSIKKIRKSENLFSWVAGVSISPYSNIGGDFQQKHDTSFASSLILHNASGDLTSVGFNNGFKIGEYASLGYTLSFIWGQVNKNKLVTFPDSQNITTIQDLKFTEYNGFEHKFGLGFNIPIQNKSIVSAGMSYRLSHYLNTTQTRVVRSSDYNIQGVLVPLDTILFTEGNRSSSQIPSFMSVGLTYTLKEKFSIGGEYSFQDWSSVIGKGWTDEFAKYSRISIGLTINPESKPTLSMHNPEIYVGFTSAKLSAVYHNAAGKIEPIKETGISFGIGLPIVRDVFTMDGKREKYKSMLYLSGEYLKRGEITDGRIREDLFRISVGLSLTDLWFIKRKYR, translated from the coding sequence ATGGCATCATATAAACAAACACTTCTTGCTGTCTTTTCAACTCTTACAATCGGGTTGCTGCATGCTCAAAATAACACCAACTCTCCTTATGCATATTCGGGTATTGGCGAAACAGAATATGGCTATATGATTCATAACAAAGCATTAGGTGGTGTTGCATCTTCAGTCTTTTCAAATAATCGTTACAATTTGGTAAACCCTGCGACTTTGGGTTTTATTGACAAAACAATCATAGATTTTGGTTTCAAAATTGAAAAAGGAACCCTGTCAACAGGTAGTGCTCACCGCGATTTCAACAATGGAAATTTTAATTATTTTAGTTTGGCTTTTAGAACATTGAACTTTAAAACCAGGCATAAAACAGACACATTATTCAATGCTGATCAATCAATTAAAAAAATCAGAAAATCAGAAAATCTTTTTAGTTGGGTTGCCGGTGTTTCTATTTCTCCTTATAGCAATATAGGAGGGGATTTTCAACAAAAACATGACACTTCTTTTGCATCATCCTTGATACTGCACAATGCATCCGGAGATTTGACTAGTGTTGGATTTAATAATGGTTTTAAAATTGGTGAATATGCAAGTTTGGGATATACGCTCTCTTTTATTTGGGGGCAAGTAAACAAAAACAAATTGGTTACATTTCCTGACTCACAAAACATTACTACAATTCAAGATTTGAAATTCACTGAATACAATGGTTTTGAACATAAGTTTGGATTAGGATTTAACATTCCTATTCAAAACAAATCAATTGTCAGTGCAGGAATGAGCTATAGACTTTCTCATTATTTAAATACAACGCAAACGCGGGTTGTCAGAAGTTCTGATTATAACATACAAGGTGTTTTGGTTCCATTAGACACAATTTTATTTACCGAAGGCAACAGAAGTAGTTCGCAGATACCGTCTTTTATGAGTGTTGGCTTAACCTATACACTTAAAGAAAAATTTAGTATTGGTGGAGAATATTCGTTCCAAGATTGGTCAAGTGTCATTGGCAAAGGCTGGACGGATGAGTTTGCTAAATACTCGAGAATCAGCATCGGACTAACCATTAATCCTGAGTCCAAACCAACATTGAGCATGCATAATCCCGAAATATATGTTGGTTTTACATCTGCTAAGCTGAGCGCAGTGTATCATAATGCAGCGGGCAAAATTGAACCAATCAAAGAGACTGGCATATCTTTTGGAATAGGTTTGCCTATCGTAAGAGATGTATTTACAATGGATGGTAAAAGAGAAAAATACAAGTCTATGCTCTATCTTTCTGGTGAATACCTTAAAAGAGGAGAAATAACAGACGGAAGAATTAGAGAAGACTTATTTAGAATCTCTGTAGGACTATCACTTACAGATTTATGGTTTATTAAGAGAAAATACAGATAA
- a CDS encoding metallophosphoesterase, whose product MVFFKLHSESTLHHKKAFVLLPVLCVLLSSCIKEADFSGFIRSTDRVEERFQQSMAWNQSHSYKNIVFPSDDYKLLITADVHIGGPKTHQNLLSFVNRAKLPDIAAAVYVGDLATGRESDITLFQSLLPSDSITPNFVMVGNHELYFDGWKAFYNLFGSSTYYFTITTPNKKDLFICLDSGGGTHGESQLAWLKEMLDKLRSQYDRCIVYSHSNLFRKHHTASTSPTMDELFVLLDIFETYKVDMVITGHDHKRDIKQLGNIQYIVLDALRDDAKNASYMLLHKNHTGLYFQFIKP is encoded by the coding sequence ATGGTGTTTTTCAAACTACATTCAGAGTCAACTTTACACCATAAGAAAGCCTTCGTATTGTTGCCTGTATTGTGTGTTTTATTAAGTTCTTGTATTAAAGAAGCAGACTTTTCCGGATTTATTCGCTCTACAGACAGGGTGGAAGAAAGATTTCAGCAATCAATGGCATGGAATCAAAGTCATTCATACAAAAATATTGTTTTTCCTTCTGATGACTACAAACTTCTCATCACGGCTGATGTGCATATAGGAGGACCCAAAACACATCAAAATTTATTGAGTTTTGTGAATCGTGCTAAGTTACCCGACATTGCAGCTGCTGTTTATGTTGGTGATTTAGCAACAGGAAGAGAATCAGATATTACACTTTTTCAGTCCTTGTTGCCTTCCGACTCTATTACACCAAACTTCGTTATGGTAGGTAACCACGAACTGTATTTTGATGGGTGGAAAGCATTCTACAATCTGTTTGGCAGTTCTACCTACTACTTTACTATTACTACACCAAACAAAAAGGATTTGTTCATTTGCTTAGATTCAGGAGGCGGTACACATGGAGAAAGTCAATTGGCTTGGCTAAAAGAAATGCTCGATAAGTTGCGCTCTCAATATGACCGCTGTATTGTTTACTCCCATAGTAATTTGTTTCGCAAACACCATACAGCATCAACAAGCCCTACAATGGATGAGTTGTTTGTATTGCTGGATATTTTTGAAACGTACAAGGTTGATATGGTCATTACAGGGCATGACCATAAACGCGACATAAAACAACTGGGGAATATACAATACATTGTCTTAGACGCATTACGAGATGATGCAAAAAATGCTTCTTATATGCTTTTGCACAAGAATCATACGGGATTATACTTTCAGTTTATCAAACCTTGA
- the lysA gene encoding diaminopimelate decarboxylase has product MELIEGKYCIGGVAVNDLVKEFDTPLYVYDAAIFERQYKRLYKAFPGIKVRLNYACKALTNIAVLKEFNKMGSGLDAVSIQEVWLGLKAGFAPERILYTPNCVSMEEIDMAVKEGVRINIDNLSVLEQFGNKYGNKIPVCVRLNPHIMAGGNAHISVGHIDSKFGISIHQVRHISRIVKSYNIKVEGLHMHTGSDILDADVFLYGAELLFDAAAEFTDLQYMDFGSGFKIAYKPDEVITEIEEIGNKIADRFKKFCKEYGRELELWFEPGKFLVSEAGYFLVKTNVVKQTTSTVFAGVDSGFNHLIRPKLYDAYHHIVNVSNPEGKQRIYSVVGYICETDTFGMDRKMSEVHEGDILCFLNAGAYAFSMASNYNSRYRPAEVMIKNGKAKLIRRRETLQDLLNTMENL; this is encoded by the coding sequence ATGGAATTGATAGAAGGAAAATATTGTATTGGAGGTGTAGCAGTGAATGACTTAGTAAAAGAGTTTGACACCCCGCTTTATGTTTATGATGCAGCTATCTTTGAGCGTCAATATAAGAGATTATACAAAGCATTTCCAGGTATAAAGGTACGTTTAAATTATGCTTGTAAAGCATTGACAAATATTGCCGTGTTAAAAGAGTTTAACAAAATGGGTTCAGGATTAGATGCAGTTTCTATTCAAGAAGTATGGCTTGGACTTAAAGCCGGATTTGCTCCGGAAAGAATTCTTTATACTCCAAATTGTGTTTCAATGGAAGAAATCGACATGGCAGTAAAAGAAGGGGTAAGAATCAATATTGACAACCTTTCGGTTTTAGAGCAATTTGGCAATAAATACGGCAATAAAATTCCTGTTTGCGTTCGACTAAATCCACACATCATGGCGGGTGGAAATGCACATATCTCAGTAGGTCATATTGATTCAAAATTTGGTATTTCCATTCATCAAGTTCGACACATAAGCAGAATCGTCAAAAGCTACAACATCAAGGTAGAAGGACTACACATGCACACAGGTTCCGATATTTTGGATGCAGACGTATTCTTATATGGCGCAGAACTCTTGTTTGATGCCGCTGCTGAATTCACTGATTTACAGTACATGGATTTTGGTAGTGGTTTTAAAATTGCATACAAACCGGATGAGGTCATTACAGAGATTGAAGAAATTGGAAATAAAATAGCCGATAGGTTCAAAAAGTTTTGTAAAGAATATGGAAGAGAACTTGAACTATGGTTTGAGCCGGGCAAGTTTTTAGTAAGTGAAGCCGGATATTTTCTTGTAAAAACGAATGTTGTCAAACAAACAACTTCTACAGTGTTTGCAGGTGTTGACTCAGGATTTAACCATTTAATACGTCCCAAATTGTATGATGCTTATCATCATATTGTCAATGTTAGCAATCCTGAAGGAAAACAACGTATATATTCTGTTGTCGGATATATCTGTGAAACGGATACTTTCGGTATGGACAGGAAAATGAGTGAGGTACATGAAGGAGATATTTTGTGTTTCCTTAATGCGGGTGCTTATGCATTTTCAATGGCATCGAATTACAACTCTCGTTATAGACCTGCAGAGGTGATGATTAAGAATGGCAAAGCTAAATTGATTAGAAGAAGAGAGACTTTGCAGGATTTGTTGAACACAATGGAAAATCTGTAA
- a CDS encoding ABC transporter substrate-binding protein yields MISVLNHLQQLSGNKSLLYISCILLIVSCGTLSATRKSEVVLQPVEDIQTNHNTQSNGVVVVTDNKKNQKHNKNNTVVFMGQTFQVPASNVDEYKIAVILPFCFNKDGKLSEQLRSVSMEYFEGVELALEELRNKGVNVHTEVFDSQNDSNVVANLLKQDYLKKIHLIIGPVYDHELRLVERHCSVYGIPLVSPLRFYAKKNRTSVPVFNPVSDDSNRHYFAALQLIRYYGSHKFVLYNDNTAEGFPARRAFVRAFTEMKKTLPTVTLDALKSTIADGKDIIVIAPVKSDVSVHHLLNLVAGKKHVQVVGLDDWFDFPIIPFATWAKCNLMFYNNNTVNQQDSEILLFNENYSYKYGGMPGKLSYIGYDQALFFVEALSAFGSNFGAYIQDNIFPLKHTSFQFTHMSNDSYANKFVNLLRLNADFELEKIN; encoded by the coding sequence ATGATATCAGTTCTAAACCACCTGCAACAATTGAGTGGGAATAAATCCCTCTTATATATTTCTTGTATTCTGCTGATTGTTTCTTGCGGTACGCTAAGTGCTACAAGAAAGAGCGAGGTTGTATTACAACCGGTTGAAGATATTCAAACCAATCACAACACGCAATCCAATGGTGTGGTGGTAGTTACCGACAACAAAAAAAATCAGAAGCATAATAAAAACAATACCGTTGTTTTTATGGGACAAACATTTCAAGTTCCTGCTTCCAATGTGGACGAATATAAAATCGCAGTGATACTGCCATTTTGTTTTAACAAAGACGGCAAGCTGAGTGAACAACTCAGAAGTGTATCTATGGAGTACTTCGAAGGAGTGGAATTGGCATTAGAAGAATTGAGAAATAAAGGTGTTAATGTGCATACAGAAGTTTTTGACTCCCAAAATGACTCCAATGTTGTTGCAAACCTTTTAAAACAAGACTATTTAAAAAAAATACACCTCATCATAGGTCCAGTGTATGACCATGAATTAAGATTAGTAGAACGACACTGTAGCGTATATGGAATTCCACTTGTCAGCCCCCTTAGGTTTTATGCAAAAAAGAACAGAACTTCAGTTCCGGTTTTCAATCCTGTATCCGATGACAGCAACCGCCATTATTTTGCTGCTTTACAATTAATTCGATATTATGGTTCGCATAAATTTGTTTTATATAATGACAATACTGCTGAGGGTTTCCCCGCCAGAAGAGCGTTTGTACGTGCTTTTACTGAAATGAAAAAAACACTTCCTACTGTAACACTTGATGCATTAAAATCTACGATTGCAGATGGAAAAGACATTATTGTAATCGCACCTGTAAAATCGGATGTCTCAGTTCATCATTTATTGAACTTGGTCGCAGGCAAGAAGCATGTACAGGTTGTGGGATTAGACGATTGGTTTGATTTCCCTATTATTCCTTTTGCTACTTGGGCTAAATGCAACTTGATGTTTTATAATAACAACACGGTTAATCAACAAGATTCTGAGATATTATTGTTTAATGAAAATTACTCTTATAAATATGGCGGGATGCCTGGGAAATTATCCTATATAGGATATGACCAAGCACTTTTCTTTGTAGAAGCACTGTCTGCGTTTGGAAGTAATTTTGGCGCATATATTCAGGACAATATTTTTCCTTTAAAACATACTTCATTTCAATTTACCCATATGAGCAATGATTCATACGCGAATAAGTTTGTGAATCTACTAAGGCTTAATGCTGATTTTGAATTGGAAAAAATTAATTAA
- the guaA gene encoding glutamine-hydrolyzing GMP synthase, translating to MHQKILVLDFGSQLTQLIARRLRELNVYCEIVPYNKIPQLDENTKGIILSGSPASVHDIAAPQIDIESLSSRFPVLGICYGAQLIAHNLGGVVSKTSNKEYGRAILEANTSCALFAGIAQSSQVWMSHGDTITVLPDNFEIISNTDSIPIAGFQIKGKNVFGIQFHPEVTHSIEGKSILQNFVYHICGCNGDWTPANFVQETVEQIKQTVGNDKVILGLSGGVDSSVAAVLISKAIGVNLHCIFINHGLLRKGEFEEVLQAYQSLNLNVKGVDASEAFYSQLEGVSDPEQKRKIIGRVFVEMFDKEAMQVEGARWLAQGTIYPDVIESVSVNGPSATIKSHHNVGGLPEKMNLKILEPLRNLFKDEVRKVGTEMGLSHTIIGRHPFPGPGLAIRILGTITKEKIKTLQEADSIYINELKASGWYDKIWQAGAIFLPVQSVGVMGDERTYENAVCLRAVTSTDGMTADWVHIPYELLAAISNKIINNVKGINRVVYDISSKPPATIEWE from the coding sequence ATGCACCAGAAAATATTAGTATTAGACTTTGGTTCTCAACTTACTCAACTTATTGCAAGACGACTCAGAGAACTTAATGTTTATTGTGAAATTGTACCTTATAACAAAATTCCTCAGTTGGATGAAAATACAAAAGGGATAATACTCTCCGGAAGTCCGGCTTCCGTTCATGATATTGCAGCACCACAGATAGATATAGAAAGTTTGAGCAGCAGATTTCCTGTATTAGGGATTTGTTATGGCGCACAACTGATTGCACACAATTTAGGAGGCGTGGTCAGCAAAACATCCAACAAAGAATATGGACGAGCAATTTTAGAAGCAAATACTTCTTGTGCCTTGTTTGCCGGTATTGCACAGTCTTCTCAAGTGTGGATGTCACACGGAGATACAATTACTGTGTTACCGGACAATTTTGAAATAATTTCCAACACAGATTCTATTCCAATAGCAGGATTCCAAATCAAAGGTAAGAATGTATTTGGAATCCAGTTTCACCCCGAAGTTACACATAGCATTGAAGGTAAATCAATCTTGCAAAACTTTGTGTATCATATTTGTGGGTGCAATGGTGATTGGACTCCTGCAAACTTTGTTCAAGAAACCGTTGAGCAAATAAAACAAACGGTAGGCAATGACAAGGTGATTCTTGGATTGTCGGGAGGTGTGGATTCAAGCGTAGCAGCGGTCTTAATTTCAAAAGCAATTGGAGTAAACTTACATTGTATCTTTATTAATCACGGACTATTAAGGAAAGGTGAGTTTGAAGAAGTATTGCAAGCGTATCAAAGCCTCAATTTGAATGTAAAGGGCGTGGATGCATCAGAGGCTTTTTATTCACAGCTTGAAGGAGTGAGCGACCCTGAACAAAAACGCAAAATCATTGGCAGGGTGTTTGTAGAAATGTTTGATAAAGAAGCTATGCAAGTAGAAGGAGCACGGTGGTTAGCACAAGGAACTATTTATCCTGATGTTATTGAGTCTGTTTCAGTGAACGGACCTTCTGCTACCATTAAATCTCACCACAATGTTGGTGGCTTGCCTGAAAAAATGAATTTAAAAATTCTGGAACCTCTACGCAATCTGTTCAAAGATGAGGTACGTAAAGTTGGTACTGAGATGGGATTATCTCATACAATCATTGGCAGACATCCTTTCCCCGGACCCGGATTAGCTATCAGAATTTTGGGAACTATTACAAAAGAAAAGATCAAAACACTGCAAGAAGCAGACAGCATTTATATCAATGAACTGAAGGCTTCAGGATGGTATGATAAAATATGGCAAGCAGGTGCTATTTTCCTACCTGTACAAAGTGTTGGTGTGATGGGAGACGAAAGGACCTATGAAAATGCGGTATGTTTGCGTGCAGTAACTTCTACAGATGGAATGACAGCAGATTGGGTGCATATTCCTTATGAACTTCTGGCTGCTATTTCCAACAAAATTATTAATAATGTGAAAGGTATAAATAGAGTAGTATATGATATCAGTTCTAAACCACCTGCAACAATTGAGTGGGAATAA
- a CDS encoding MgtC/SapB family protein, translating into MLPWTEILLRLCLASLFGALVGLERERKNWSAGLRTHTMVALGACLIMIVSAFGFSDVLGTPHVELDPSRVAAQVVSGIGFIGAGTILFLKQGVIRGLTTAAGLWTVAAIGLATGGGMYFAAGMTTLISLIVLWGMQRFEQVYFKKSKRVNLSIITTPDAKDTDMLKSLFNSEHIIIHAFSFEKSDSAFTYLIELENNDISKIENLVSELKNNSSIKEINWAK; encoded by the coding sequence ATGCTTCCTTGGACAGAAATATTATTACGACTTTGTTTAGCATCTTTATTTGGCGCACTGGTTGGGTTAGAACGAGAACGCAAAAATTGGTCAGCAGGATTGCGTACTCACACAATGGTTGCATTAGGTGCTTGTTTGATAATGATAGTGTCAGCATTTGGATTTAGTGATGTGTTAGGAACTCCCCATGTAGAGTTAGACCCTTCGCGTGTGGCAGCACAAGTAGTCAGTGGTATTGGCTTTATTGGTGCAGGTACAATTTTATTTTTAAAACAAGGTGTCATTAGAGGATTGACAACAGCTGCAGGATTGTGGACTGTGGCAGCAATTGGATTAGCTACCGGTGGAGGGATGTACTTTGCAGCAGGTATGACTACGCTTATTTCTTTGATTGTTCTTTGGGGTATGCAAAGATTTGAACAGGTTTATTTCAAAAAATCAAAAAGAGTCAATCTCAGTATTATTACCACTCCTGATGCAAAAGATACAGATATGCTCAAAAGTCTATTCAACTCTGAACATATTATTATTCATGCCTTTTCGTTTGAAAAAAGCGATTCTGCGTTTACGTATCTGATTGAATTAGAAAACAATGACATCAGTAAGATTGAAAATCTTGTATCTGAATTGAAAAATAACAGCAGTATTAAAGAGATTAATTGGGCAAAATAA